In Carya illinoinensis cultivar Pawnee chromosome 7, C.illinoinensisPawnee_v1, whole genome shotgun sequence, the following are encoded in one genomic region:
- the LOC122315747 gene encoding probable receptor-like protein kinase At1g80640 isoform X1: MKLLLISVLLFYCLRKPIWVGARPDTLAPSVLASVSSPAVSPVSSISTSMAAFSPGIEAGIEDDHVDAHKKMLIALIVACTALAAGILSLLCLWIYRRKFSRKPHRRSARNSDAEKGLALPPFLTKFSSVTIVGKKGSVPLIDYKLLEKATDNFQDGNILGEGGFGCVYKAQLDDTLNVAVKKLNCESQDAEREFENEVDLLSKIQHPNVISLLGCCIHCDARFIVYELMQNGSLEIQLHGPSHGSALTWHMRMKIALDTARGLEYLHEHCNPPVIHRDLKSSNILLDSNFNAKLSDFGLAVTDVAQNKNIKLSGTLGYVAPEYLLDGKLTDKSDVYAFGVVLLEILLGRRPVEKLAPAQCQSIVTWAMPQLTDRSKLPNIVDPVIKDTMDLKHLYQVAAVAVLCVQAEPSYRPLITDVLHSLVPLVPVELGGTLRVAQATRPAPPADLAVLPSGQ; encoded by the exons ATGAAGCTTCTTCTAATCTCCGTTTTGCTGTTTTACTGTCTTCGTAAACCCATTTGGGTTGGTGCCAGACCGGACACGCTTGCTCCATCCGTTTTGGCTTCTGTTTCCTCCCCAGCAGTCTCACCCGTTTCTTCAATTTCCACATCAATGGCTGCTTTTTCGCCAG GAATTGAGGCGGGAATTGAAGACGATCATGTGGATGCACACAAGAAAATGTTAATTGCGCTCATCGTTGCTTGCACTGCTCTTGCTGCAGGCATTTTGTCTTTGTTATGCCTGTGGATATATCGCAGGAAGTTCTCACGCAAGCCCCACAGAAGAAGTGCTCGGAACTCAG ATGCTGAGAAGGGACTTGCTTTACCTCCGTTTTTGACTAAATTTAGCTCCGTAACAATTGTTGGCAAGAAAGGATCTGTTCCATTGATTGACTATAAGCTTCTAGAAAAGGCAACGGACAATTTCCAGGATGGTAATATCTTGGGAGAGGGCGGATTTGGATGCGTTTACAAGGCTCAGTTGGATGATACCTTGAATGTTGCCGTTAAGAAGCTTAACTGTGAAAGTCAGGACGCCGAGAGGGAATTCGAG AACGAGGTTGATTTGTTAAGTAAAATTCAACATCCAAATGTAATTTCCTTACTGGGTTGCTGTATTCATTGCGATGCAAGATTTATTGTCTATGAACTGATGCAAAATGGATCTTTAGAAATTCAATTGCATG GACCTTCTCATGGTTCAGCATTAACTTGGCACATGCGGATGAAAATAGCTCTTGATACAGCAAG AGGATTAGAATATCTGCATGAGCACTGCAATCCGCCGGTGATCCATAGAGATCTGAAATCATCTAATATACTTTTGGACTCCAACTTCAATGCCaag ctTTCGGATTTTGGTCTTGCTGTAACTGATGTGGCCCAAAACAAGAACATCAAGCTTTCAGGCACTTTGGGTTACGTAGCCCCGGAATATCTTTTAGATG GTAAATTGACGGATAAGAGTGATGTCTATGCTTTTGGAGTTGTGCTTCTAGAGATTCTGTTAGGAAGAAGGCCCGTGGAAAAACTGGCACCAGCTCAGTGCCAATCTATTGTCACATGG GCCATGCCTCAGCTCACAGACAGATCTAAACTCCCAAACATTGTGGATCCTGTGATCAAAGATACAATGGATCTGAAACATTTATACCAG GTCGCTGCTGTAGCTGTGCTATGTGTGCAAGCAGAACCAAGCTACCGGCCACTAATAACAGATGTCTTGCACTCTCTCGTTCCTCTTGTCCCCGTTGAACTTGGTGGCACACTAAGGGTTGCACAAGCAACACGACCAGCACCTCCTGCTGACTTGGCGGTGCTGCCTTCTGGTCAATGA
- the LOC122315747 gene encoding probable receptor-like protein kinase At1g80640 isoform X2 has translation MKLLLISVLLFYCLRKPIWVGARPDTLAPSVLASVSSPAVSPVSSISTSMAAFSPGIEAGIEDDHVDAHKKMLIALIVACTALAAGILSLLCLWIYRRKFSRKPHRRSARNSDAEKGLALPPFLTKFSSVTIVGKKGSVPLIDYKLLEKATDNFQDGNILGEGGFGCVYKAQLDDTLNVAVKKLNCESQDAEREFENEVDLLSKIQHPNVISLLGCCIHCDARFIVYELMQNGSLEIQLHGPSHGSALTWHMRMKIALDTARGLEYLHEHCNPPVIHRDLKSSNILLDSNFNAKLSDFGLAVTDVAQNKNIKLSGTLGYVAPEYLLDGKLTDKSDVYAFGVVLLEILLGRRPVEKLAPAQCQSIVTWAMPQLTDRSKLPNIVDPVIKDTMDLKHLYQFGWCNE, from the exons ATGAAGCTTCTTCTAATCTCCGTTTTGCTGTTTTACTGTCTTCGTAAACCCATTTGGGTTGGTGCCAGACCGGACACGCTTGCTCCATCCGTTTTGGCTTCTGTTTCCTCCCCAGCAGTCTCACCCGTTTCTTCAATTTCCACATCAATGGCTGCTTTTTCGCCAG GAATTGAGGCGGGAATTGAAGACGATCATGTGGATGCACACAAGAAAATGTTAATTGCGCTCATCGTTGCTTGCACTGCTCTTGCTGCAGGCATTTTGTCTTTGTTATGCCTGTGGATATATCGCAGGAAGTTCTCACGCAAGCCCCACAGAAGAAGTGCTCGGAACTCAG ATGCTGAGAAGGGACTTGCTTTACCTCCGTTTTTGACTAAATTTAGCTCCGTAACAATTGTTGGCAAGAAAGGATCTGTTCCATTGATTGACTATAAGCTTCTAGAAAAGGCAACGGACAATTTCCAGGATGGTAATATCTTGGGAGAGGGCGGATTTGGATGCGTTTACAAGGCTCAGTTGGATGATACCTTGAATGTTGCCGTTAAGAAGCTTAACTGTGAAAGTCAGGACGCCGAGAGGGAATTCGAG AACGAGGTTGATTTGTTAAGTAAAATTCAACATCCAAATGTAATTTCCTTACTGGGTTGCTGTATTCATTGCGATGCAAGATTTATTGTCTATGAACTGATGCAAAATGGATCTTTAGAAATTCAATTGCATG GACCTTCTCATGGTTCAGCATTAACTTGGCACATGCGGATGAAAATAGCTCTTGATACAGCAAG AGGATTAGAATATCTGCATGAGCACTGCAATCCGCCGGTGATCCATAGAGATCTGAAATCATCTAATATACTTTTGGACTCCAACTTCAATGCCaag ctTTCGGATTTTGGTCTTGCTGTAACTGATGTGGCCCAAAACAAGAACATCAAGCTTTCAGGCACTTTGGGTTACGTAGCCCCGGAATATCTTTTAGATG GTAAATTGACGGATAAGAGTGATGTCTATGCTTTTGGAGTTGTGCTTCTAGAGATTCTGTTAGGAAGAAGGCCCGTGGAAAAACTGGCACCAGCTCAGTGCCAATCTATTGTCACATGG GCCATGCCTCAGCTCACAGACAGATCTAAACTCCCAAACATTGTGGATCCTGTGATCAAAGATACAATGGATCTGAAACATTTATACCAG TTTGGTTGGTGTAACGAGTGA
- the LOC122315746 gene encoding aspartate aminotransferase P2, mitochondrial isoform X1 produces the protein MASTMLSVASASLSASLSPLENLKGKLKVGSAGLSFNKAKGNPFINTKSFCRISMVAAVNASRFESVTMAPPDPILGVSEAFRADTHESKLNLGVGAYRTEELQPYVLDVVKKAENLMVERGENKEYLPIEGLAAFNKVTAELLFGADNPVIKQQRVATVQGLSGTGSLRLAAALIERYFPGTKVLISSPTWGNHKNIFNDSRVPWSEYRYYDPKTVGLDFEGMVADIKAAPEGSFVLLHGCAHNPTGIDPTPEQWEKIANVIQAKSHIPFFDVAYQGFASGSLDADAASVRLFAARGMELLVAQSYSKNLGLYAERIGAINVVCSSADAAARVKSQLKRLARPMYSNPPIHGARIVANVVGDPALFNEWKAEMEMMAGRIKNVRQKLYDSLSAKDKSGKDWSFILKQIGMFSFTGLNIDQSANMTSKWHVYMTKDGRISLAGLSLAKCDYLADAIVDSFHNVS, from the exons ATGGCTTCAACAATGCTTTCTGTAGCATCAGCATCCCTATCCGCGTCACTCTCGCCGCTTGAGAATCTCAAG GGGAAATTAAAGGTCGGAAGTGCTGGCCTGAGCTTCAACAAGGCGAAAGGCAATCCCTTTATTAACACGAAG TCTTTTTGTCGAATATCTATGGTGGCTGCGGTTAATGCTTCTCGTTTTGAGAGTGTCACAATGGCTCCTCCTGATCCAATTCTTGGAGTATCTGAAGCTTTTAGGGCAGATACACACGAAAGCAAGCTCAACCTCGGAGTTGGGGCCTATAGAACGGAAGAGCTACAACCTTATGTTCTGGATGTTGTCAAGAAG GCAGAGAATCTTATGGTGGAAAGGGGAGAAAACAAAGAG TATCTCCCAATCGAAGGTTTGGCTGCATTCAATAAGGTGACTGCTGAGTTATTATTTGGAGCAGACAACCCTGTAATAAAGCAGCAAAGA gttgCTACTGTTCAAGGTCTTTCTGGAACTGGTTCTCTTCGACTAGCTGCTGCTCTGATCGAACGATATTTTCCTGGGACTAAAGTTCTAATATCATCTCCAACTTGGG GTAATCACAAGAATATTTTCAATGATTCTAGAGTTCCGTGGTCTGAATACCGATACTATGATCCAAAAACAGTTGGTCTGGACTTTGAGGGGATGGTTGCTGACATAAAG GCTGCCCCCGAAGGGTCTTTTGTGTTACTTCATGGATGTGCTCACAACCCAACTGGCATCGATCCAACCCCTGAACAGTGGGAAAAAATTGCTAATGTCATTCAAGCAAAGAGCCATATACCATTTTTTGATGTTGCATACCAG GGTTTTGCTAGTGGAAGCCTTGATGCAGATGCAGCATCAGTGAGATTATTTGCTGCGCGGGGTATGGAGCTTCTGGTTGCCCAGTCATATAGTAAAAATTTGGGTCTGTATGCAGAGAGGATTGGAGCAATCAATGTTGTCTGCTCATCGGCAGATGCGGCAGCAAG GGTGAAAAGCCAACTGAAAAGGCTTGCTCGACCAATGTACTCCAATCCTCCAATTCATGGGGCAAGGATTGTTGCCAATGTTGTTGGTGACCCAGCTCTCTTCAATGAATGGAAAGCAGAAATGGAAATGATGGCTGGGAGGATAAAGAACGTGAGACAGAAACTTTATGATAGCCTCTCTGCAAAAGACAAGAGTGGGAAGGATTGGTCATTTATACTTAAGCAGATTGGCATGTTCTCATTCACTGGCCTGAACATAGATCAG AGTGCGAATATGACGAGCAAGTGGCATGTATACATGACAAAAGATGGAAGGATATCCTTGGCTGGATTATCTTTGGCCAAATGTGATTACCTTGCTGATGCCATCGTTGATTCATTCCACAATGTCAGTTGA
- the LOC122315746 gene encoding aspartate aminotransferase P2, mitochondrial isoform X2 yields MASTMLSVASASLSASLSPLENLKGKLKVGSAGLSFNKAKGNPFINTKSFCRISMVAAVNASRFESVTMAPPDPILGVSEAFRADTHESKLNLGVGAYRTEELQPYVLDVVKKAENLMVERGENKEYLPIEGLAAFNKVTAELLFGADNPVIKQQRVATVQGLSGTGSLRLAAALIERYFPGTKVLISSPTWGNHKNIFNDSRVPWSEYRYYDPKTVGLDFEGMVADIKAAPEGSFVLLHGCAHNPTGIDPTPEQWEKIANVIQAKSHIPFFDVAYQGFASGSLDADAASVRLFAARGMELLVAQSYSKNLGLYAERIGAINVVCSSADAAARVKSQLKRLARPMYSNPPIHGARIVANVVGDPALFNEWKAEMEMMAGRIKNVRQKLYDSLSAKDKSGKDWSFILKQIGMFSFTGLNIDQANSLASSQI; encoded by the exons ATGGCTTCAACAATGCTTTCTGTAGCATCAGCATCCCTATCCGCGTCACTCTCGCCGCTTGAGAATCTCAAG GGGAAATTAAAGGTCGGAAGTGCTGGCCTGAGCTTCAACAAGGCGAAAGGCAATCCCTTTATTAACACGAAG TCTTTTTGTCGAATATCTATGGTGGCTGCGGTTAATGCTTCTCGTTTTGAGAGTGTCACAATGGCTCCTCCTGATCCAATTCTTGGAGTATCTGAAGCTTTTAGGGCAGATACACACGAAAGCAAGCTCAACCTCGGAGTTGGGGCCTATAGAACGGAAGAGCTACAACCTTATGTTCTGGATGTTGTCAAGAAG GCAGAGAATCTTATGGTGGAAAGGGGAGAAAACAAAGAG TATCTCCCAATCGAAGGTTTGGCTGCATTCAATAAGGTGACTGCTGAGTTATTATTTGGAGCAGACAACCCTGTAATAAAGCAGCAAAGA gttgCTACTGTTCAAGGTCTTTCTGGAACTGGTTCTCTTCGACTAGCTGCTGCTCTGATCGAACGATATTTTCCTGGGACTAAAGTTCTAATATCATCTCCAACTTGGG GTAATCACAAGAATATTTTCAATGATTCTAGAGTTCCGTGGTCTGAATACCGATACTATGATCCAAAAACAGTTGGTCTGGACTTTGAGGGGATGGTTGCTGACATAAAG GCTGCCCCCGAAGGGTCTTTTGTGTTACTTCATGGATGTGCTCACAACCCAACTGGCATCGATCCAACCCCTGAACAGTGGGAAAAAATTGCTAATGTCATTCAAGCAAAGAGCCATATACCATTTTTTGATGTTGCATACCAG GGTTTTGCTAGTGGAAGCCTTGATGCAGATGCAGCATCAGTGAGATTATTTGCTGCGCGGGGTATGGAGCTTCTGGTTGCCCAGTCATATAGTAAAAATTTGGGTCTGTATGCAGAGAGGATTGGAGCAATCAATGTTGTCTGCTCATCGGCAGATGCGGCAGCAAG GGTGAAAAGCCAACTGAAAAGGCTTGCTCGACCAATGTACTCCAATCCTCCAATTCATGGGGCAAGGATTGTTGCCAATGTTGTTGGTGACCCAGCTCTCTTCAATGAATGGAAAGCAGAAATGGAAATGATGGCTGGGAGGATAAAGAACGTGAGACAGAAACTTTATGATAGCCTCTCTGCAAAAGACAAGAGTGGGAAGGATTGGTCATTTATACTTAAGCAGATTGGCATGTTCTCATTCACTGGCCTGAACATAGATCAG GCAAATTCTCTGGCATCTAGTcaaatttaa
- the LOC122315748 gene encoding 60S ribosomal protein L39-3, translating to MPSHKTFMIKKKLAKKMRQNRPIPHWIRMRTDNTIRYNAKRRHWRRTKLGF from the exons ATG CCGTCTCACAAAACTTTCATGATAAAGAAAAAACTTGCGAAGAAGATGCGCCAGAACAGGCCCATCCCACACTGGATCCGGATGAGAACGGACAATACGATCAG GTACAATGCGAAGCGCAGGCACTGGCGTCGTACCAAGCTCGGGTTCTGA